Proteins found in one Thalassomonas actiniarum genomic segment:
- the murC gene encoding UDP-N-acetylmuramate--L-alanine ligase: MTSLEKNSAPIKVPEMRRVKQIHFVGIGGAGMGGIAEVLLNEGYQISGSDISENAVVKRLTALGAKIHIGHNAANINGASVIVVSTAIDGENPELVAAAAQRIPVVRRAEMLAELMRFRHGVAIAGTHGKTTTTSLIASIFGEAGLDPTFVIGGLLNSAGTNARLGSSRYLIAEADESDASFLHLQPMVAVVTNIDQDHMETYQGDFEKLKDTYIEFLHNLPFYGVAVVCIDNPVVRELLPRISRQVITYGFSEDADIRAVDYQQAGGSSAFTVLMPGHEPMKLSVNLPGEHNVLNALAGIAVALDEGLEQKAICKALSEFEGIGRRFELLAPLTTESGEMQLVDDYGHHPSEVAATIKAMRNGWPDKRLVMVFQPHRYSRTRDLYEDFVEVLSEVDCLLLLDVYAAGEAPIVSADSKSLTRSIRQRGKLEPIYVSDSDKLPELLAAQLQDGDMVITQGAGNIGAVARELAGHPLLTAGESK; encoded by the coding sequence ATGACGAGTTTAGAAAAGAACAGTGCGCCGATAAAGGTGCCTGAAATGCGCCGGGTGAAACAAATTCATTTTGTCGGTATCGGCGGCGCCGGTATGGGCGGTATTGCCGAAGTTTTATTAAATGAAGGTTATCAGATCTCCGGTTCAGACATCAGTGAAAATGCCGTAGTAAAACGCCTAACGGCATTGGGGGCGAAGATCCATATCGGACATAACGCCGCCAATATAAACGGCGCCAGCGTGATCGTGGTATCAACGGCAATCGATGGTGAAAACCCCGAATTAGTCGCCGCGGCAGCGCAGCGTATTCCCGTGGTGCGCCGGGCGGAAATGCTGGCGGAGCTGATGCGTTTCCGGCACGGGGTGGCAATAGCCGGTACCCATGGCAAAACCACGACCACCAGCTTGATTGCCAGTATTTTTGGCGAGGCGGGATTAGATCCGACTTTTGTGATCGGCGGTTTGCTTAACAGCGCCGGTACCAATGCCAGGCTCGGCAGCAGCCGTTATCTGATTGCCGAAGCCGATGAAAGCGATGCGTCGTTTTTACATCTCCAGCCTATGGTGGCGGTAGTAACCAATATCGACCAGGACCATATGGAAACTTACCAGGGAGATTTTGAAAAACTTAAAGACACTTATATCGAGTTCCTGCATAATTTGCCGTTTTATGGTGTCGCCGTGGTTTGTATCGATAATCCTGTGGTACGGGAATTATTGCCGCGGATCTCGCGTCAGGTGATCACTTACGGCTTCAGTGAAGATGCTGATATCCGTGCGGTGGATTATCAGCAAGCTGGCGGCAGCAGTGCCTTTACCGTACTGATGCCGGGACATGAGCCGATGAAGCTCAGTGTTAACCTGCCGGGTGAGCACAATGTGTTAAATGCTTTGGCGGGCATCGCCGTGGCACTGGATGAAGGCCTTGAGCAAAAAGCGATTTGCAAGGCATTAAGTGAATTTGAAGGCATAGGTCGCCGTTTTGAGTTATTGGCGCCATTAACAACCGAAAGCGGTGAAATGCAGCTGGTGGATGATTACGGTCATCACCCGAGCGAAGTGGCGGCAACCATTAAGGCAATGCGCAACGGCTGGCCGGACAAACGCCTGGTGATGGTGTTCCAGCCCCACAGGTACTCACGTACCCGGGACTTATATGAAGACTTTGTTGAGGTATTATCCGAAGTCGATTGTCTGCTGCTGCTTGATGTTTATGCCGCAGGTGAAGCGCCGATAGTCTCGGCAGACAGCAAGAGCCTGACCCGCTCTATCCGTCAGCGGGGCAAGCTGGAGCCTATTTATGTCAGCGACAGCGATAAGTTGCCCGAGCTGCTTGCGGCGCAGTTGCAGGACGGCGATATGGTGATCACCCAGGGCGCGGGCAATATCGGTGCCGTGGCGCGTGAATTGGCCGGTCACCCTCTGTTAACCGCAGGGGAAAGTAAATGA